One genomic window of Panulirus ornatus isolate Po-2019 chromosome 14, ASM3632096v1, whole genome shotgun sequence includes the following:
- the LOC139753352 gene encoding uncharacterized protein, with amino-acid sequence MADHHALGMWGAERADSRWLLFTRRVLLRARRRFLGFETLYMKMKNLSILVNQLVFFSMCERLLLTNQRLSSLYTLMFFNVVAYCVAYVKELVEREDWSMYVNIARTSNVRHLALSTTKIVLEWTKAITFIITVVFILLVFGLEKGLKNYSPTTSYLVITALYFISTEKVFMDMFAAWLDNRKFDYFESMETFYCPALLLASHILLSSIITFLCIFTGNMRLVMLSTFTNIRIKYRELRDGYLQPLKNELELLSDYRVATRSEVDDHDDVCAICLTPMSCARITPCQHFFHADCLRRCLKESNKCPICQYNFIHTPTLRII; translated from the exons GAATGTGGGGAGCGGAGCGCGCGGACAGCAGGTGGCTGCTGTTCACTCGTAGGGTCCTGCTCAGAGCCAGGCGACGCTTCCTGGGATTCGAGACCCTGTATATGAAGATGAAGAACCTCTCCATACTGGTGAACCAG CTGGTCTTCTTCAGCATGTGTGAGCGTCTGTTGCTGACGAACCAGCGGCTGTCCAGCTTGTACACTCTCATGTTCTTCAACGTGGTGGCATACTGTGTGGCTTACGTAAAG GAACTGGTGGAGCGAGAGGACTGGTCCATGTACGTCAACATCGCCAGGACGTCCAACGTGCGCCACCTGgccctctccaccaccaagaTCGTGCTGGAGTGGACTAaggccatcaccttcatcatcaccgtCGTCTTCATCCTGCTGGTGTTTGGCCTCGAGAAGGGACTGAAGAACTACTCCCCAACAACTAGCTACCTGGTCATCACTGCTCTCTACTTCATCTCCACTGAGAAGGTGTTTATGGACATGTTTGCCGCCTGGTTAGATAACAGGAAGTTCGACTACTTCGAGAGTATGGAGACATTTTACTGTCCGGCGCTTCTCTTAGCCTCGCACATTTTGCTCTCGTCCATCATTACATTTCTGTGTATCTTTACCGGCAACATGAGACTAGTTATGCTCTCTACGTTCACCAATATTCGCATTAAATATCGAGAACTCAGAGATGGGTATTTACAACCGCTAAAGAACGAGTTAGAACTTTTGTCGGATTACAGGGTTGCTACGCGCTCCGAAGTGGATGACCACGACGACGTGTGCGCCATCTGCCTGACGCCCATGTCTTGCGCGCGCATCACGCCATGCCAGCACTTCTTCCACGCCGACTGTTTACGGCGTTGTCTTAAGGAGTCAAATAAATGCCCTATTTGTCAATACAATTTCATACATACACCTACTTTACGCATCATTTAG